Proteins encoded by one window of Lycium barbarum isolate Lr01 chromosome 11, ASM1917538v2, whole genome shotgun sequence:
- the LOC132617373 gene encoding zingipain-2-like, with protein sequence MALVHEWKIQLMVLFVIFGMYASQVTSRKLQESSSMLEKHELWMARHGKTYENDAEKAKRFNIFKENVKFIESFNKNGTKPYKLGINKFADLTSEEFLNYYTTHGINKLSSKSQKSSPAIFSSFKYENMSDVPSFMDWRKHGAVTNVKQQGQCGCCWAFATVGALEGASKLSTGKLVSLSEQELLDCSTENNGCYGGLITTAYDFIEKNGGIALESSYPYEGYQDSCKSVQEGIDSAVKMSRYENLPSSESALLKVVSQQPVSVGITVTEEFQLYQSGVFDGSCDDQLNHAVTLIGYGTNEEGTKYWLIKNSWGTRWGENGYMKIARDIGTEGGLCGIATAASYPIV encoded by the exons ATGGCTTTGGTTCATGAATGGAAGATACAACTTATGGTTCTCTTTGTGATTTTTGGGATGTATGCATCTCAAGTCACTTCTCGAAAACTTCAAGAATCATCATCCATGTTAGAAAAACATGAGTTGTGGATGGCGCGCCATGGAAAAACTTATGAAAATGATGCAGAAAAGGCAAAAAGATTCAACATATTTAAAGAGAATGTGAAATTTATTGAGTCTTTTAACAAAAATGGGACTAAGCCATACAAATTAGGCATCAATAAATTTGCTGATCTTACTTCTGAGGAATTCTTAAACTACTATACTACTCATGGAATTAATAAGCTGTCTTCAAAATCTCAAAAATCATCTCCAGCTATATTTTCATCATTCAAGTATGAAAATATGAGTGATGTTCCATCTTTCATGGATTGGAGAAAGCATGGTGCTGTCACTAACGTCAAACAGCAAGGTCAATGTG GATGTTGCTGGGCATTTGCAACGGTTGGAGCCTTGGAAGGAGCTAGCAAACTATCAACGGGAAAGTTAGTTTCACTGTCCGAGCAAGAGCTATTAGATTGCTCAACCGAAAACAACGGTTGTTACGGTGGTTTGATAACAACCGCCTATGATTTCATCGAAAAAAATGGCGGAATTGCCCTGGAATCCAGCTACCCTTACGAGGGATATCAAGATTCGTGCAAGAGCGTCCAAGAGGGGATTGACTCGGCCGTAAAAATGAGTCGTTATGAAAATTTACCATCGAGCGAATCAGCATTATTAAAAGTTGTATCGCAGCAGCCCGTCTCCGTCGGTATCACCGTAACCGAAGAGTTTCAACTGTACCAAAGTGGTGTTTTCGATGGAAGTTGCGATGACCAACTTAATCATGCAGTTACCTTAATTGGCTATGGGACAAATGAAGAGGGTACAAAATATTGGCTAATTAAGAATTCTTGGGGTACAAGATGGGGCGAAAATGGTTACATGAAAATTGCAAGGGATATTGGAACTGAAGGTGGTCTTTGTGGGATAGCCACTGCGGCTTCCTATCCCATCGTTTAG